One genomic region from Halobacteriovorax sp. HLS encodes:
- a CDS encoding XRE family transcriptional regulator — protein MTVVDWEETEVPKLKEQLTTKILAEMEKQGLSQGEVGRLIGMDRKNVNKTLRGTERGVSINQLVRIANGIGLKVDMIIKRKK, from the coding sequence ATGACAGTGGTAGATTGGGAAGAAACAGAAGTTCCTAAATTAAAGGAGCAGCTTACTACAAAGATACTTGCAGAAATGGAAAAGCAAGGCCTCTCTCAAGGAGAAGTTGGACGCTTAATCGGTATGGATAGAAAAAATGTCAATAAAACCCTTCGGGGAACAGAAAGAGGTGTTTCAATTAATCAGCTTGTGAGAATTGCAAACGGGATTGGACTTAAAGTTGATATGATTATTAAAAGAAAAAAATAG